The stretch of DNA cggggggtgctggagcctatcccagctcactccggttcagaggcaggggacacacctCCTTGTCCTTCTCATTCTTTCCACATGGGCGCAAGAGGCTCAATGGAAGTGCCCTTTGTCATCAATTCCTGTCAGGACAGTGAGACATTTGGTATCCATTCCGATCGAGCTCAGAGGCTGAAATGACAGTATACTACAGAGTTGGTAGGAGTATATCAGCTTCAAGCTCCTCCTTGTTTGATCATGTTCTCATTTGCCACGGAAAGGAAAGTGGTGTAGAACTTGGAAAGTATGCAACATTCATGCGGTAGGTGCCACTTTTCACAGCGCTTACCTAGCGGACCCTTGGCCTCGCCCCATCCTCGTCCTCCGCTTACTTACGGGAGGGACCCTTGGCCCCGTCCTGGCTCTTCGTCATCGTGGTGGCATTCCTCCTCATATCGCGCCCGCTCCTCCTCCCTCGCTCATTCTCACCTCCGCCgcctgtggaggaagtggggcCCATTTGCGGGAGGACGACTCGGTCTTGGGGAGGGAGACAAGAAGTCAAATGAAAAGTCTCCATCCAGCGAGGAGAAGGATGCCGGCCTTCTGGGGGTGCTTGGCTTGTCTTTTACTGGCTTCTGCTGTCGAGGCTGACGGTAAGAGAGGACAAATCCATAGACAAAATGGGGATAAAGCTCCACTCGTGACTGGACTTTTGCCTGTCCTTTTTAGCCCACGTCTTACATTGTAACTTTTCTCCTTTTCAAATCCCGTCTATTGTTGGTCAAACTTGACCGAGCAAACGTATGGTCTATTGGGATGCCAGAGCGTCTTTGCTTGGTGTCTAAAAGAGCAGTGGAAATTTGGCGAAAATGCTACCGGGACctctttttaaacatgttttccacCCATCAAATGACTTGACTCTGGAGATTTGTCCATTGCGCCCCATTTTTAAAGCCCAAGAAATGAGTTGGAGGAAGCTAAAGGAAAGCTATACGCACGCTACGGCTAGGCGGAACTTTTGTCATTCACCAGTAAGCTTTCATGACTCGCTTTAATGACCGTGAAAGTGCCGCATTTATCAAACATTTCCCAAAGAGCTCGATTTTTAAAAGGACAACTTCCACCCCGTGACAATGTCAGGAGCTGAGTGAGTCCAATTGTGCACGGCAGGTCGAGTGTTTGTGGTGGAGCTGGGGAACTCGTCGTCCGCTTCCGGATCGGAGGACGCGGAGAGGGCCTGCGCCGCCCGCCGGGCCCGGCCGGCCTCGGCCTCCGAGCTGAGGCACGCCGTCGTCGAGTGTTACTTTTCCCAGTGCGCCCGCGGCTGGCTTCGCGGAGGCTCCGTCGGGTAAGCGAACCGTCCAAAGAGGTGGTGATCGAcccgggaagaaaaaaaaacgtcaaaatgttaaaaatggagaTGTTAAAAACGAGGAGAGAAGCCGCCGCGCGAGGCCGAGGACGCCGCCGATGGCATCGGGAGGCGGGGCGGCGACGGCACGGCGCCGAGGAAGCCAGTTGTTCCATTGCGAAATCATTGGACGCCACTTTTGACCAAATCACTGGTTTCCTTGCAAAGTCAAAGCCAGAAGATAGatgagaaggaaggaaggaaggaaggaagggccCCACGCTTTTGGCTTCTGCCATGTGGCGGCCAACAGGCTGCGCTAAAGGCTGAGAGCAGGCGGGCAGGTAGACTGACTGACAGACAGGCAGGCGGGCAAGCGGGCAAGCGGGCAAGCGGGCAAGCGGGCAAGCGGGCAAGCGGGCAAGCGGGAGGACGGGCAAGCAGACTTGAAAGACGGACGCCGGCAAGCAGACAAGCAAGCAGACAGACGGGCAGACCGAGAGACAGATGCCGGACACGCTGAGGTGTGAAACATGGTGAGGACGTGTCAAACGCACTGGCGGGAAAAAGCGCAGCGTCAGACTCCGCTCGGGGTTCCGCCCACCGCTTACCACCGCTCCGTGCTTCGGCAAAGGGGCCGCTATCACACATTCCGTGGATGTGGAAATTTGGCCGGACGTGACGGCTTTGTACGCCAACGCTTGGTTGAGCTAGCccagggtgggcaaaccggtcctcaagggccgcagtgggtgaaGGCTTTTGTTGCAACCGTTGGCCGCGCCGTTGTTACGCGCACACGGGAGCGACTACGGCGAGTCTCTTTCCAAAATGCCTTTTCACGGCGTTTCATTTCCCGTTCGGATTCCCGTGGGATGCGCGGCGCCTTCCGCGTGACGTGCGCGGTCGTACTTTTAGCCGACGCTTCCCTGGGAGCTGAGCCTTCTCGTTCCAGGACCACGGTGTGTCACGATGCGGGGGGCTCGCCCAAAGCGGTGGACGTGAGGCTGGAAAACGCCACGGGGGACGGCGCCGTGGCCCACGGCTTCTGCGTCAAAGACCGAGGTGAGCCGGGCTTCCGGGGGCACGGCCAATGAGGGAGGCGCGCCTAACCCTTCTGCGGGCCGCAGGCGTGCCTTGCGGAGACCCCCCGTCCTTCCCCAACGCCCGTCTTCAGGCGCACGGCGGGCTGGAACTGGGCGACGAGCTCCTCTACGCCTGCTCGCCGGGTTACGTCATGCCCGACGGCCACGGCGCCTTCAGCTTGCTGTGCGACAGCTGCGGCGAGTGGTACGGACTGGTGCAGATGTGCGTCAAAGGTAGGGGTCTCTTGGGCGGAGGCCGGCTCGGCCTTCGGCCCGTTTGCCGGAACAATGTCTCGCTTGTGAGTCCGGGGGAAAAGGGCCGCCGCGCCACCCGGGTGCGACATGCCGGCTCGCCGTGCCCAGAGAAGACAAGCCCTCGCTCGCTCGTGTACTTTGCTGGAAATGGACTAGATGAATTGCGCCACCTCCTCGTGGACGCAGACCATCCGACAATGATACTAAACTCAGTGGTGTTTAAGTACACAACTCAGAGACTAATTAcaaatcacgcgcagctgcgcgaaccAACGGCAGGGCAGGagggagggacaaacgagagtgggaagagcagcagcagcagcagcagcagcagcaggctGACATGCTGACAGCTAGCCGGCCCCGGGTGGTTGGGTCCTTTGGCGTCGCTTTAAGACGTCCCGGACCCTGCTCGATTCTGGGCTCGCACCGCACGTACACTTTTCTTTTCCGCCGAAACGTCGTCGTTTCGGGAGCTCGTCGGAACTGACGGCCTTTGTGTATCCGCAGACTCCACCGAGACCCACGTGGACTACGAAGACCGCTTCGCGTACGACGAGGCGGAGCGCGGGAGAGAAGACCACGGGACGAACGGGGACGCCCGGGCCGACGGGGAACTCCGGGAATCCACGGCCGAAGCCCAAACGCCGGTGCCGGGCTTCCCGAGAGAAGGGGCGGATCCGGGCGCCCGGCGGGAGCCGCcgttcgccgccgccgccgccgccgtcgaagAGACGAGGCCGGGCGCAACGGAAGCGGATTCCGCCAGGAAGACGGAGGAGGAACGCCAGGTGACGACGGTGTCCGCCGCGGACCCGCCGGTCTCCCTCCTGTCTCAGAAACACCTCTTCTGGTTCCCCTCTGACACCTTCCAGCAAGAGCAGCGTCCGGTTTCCGCAGACCCCGTTGGCCAGACCTACGGCGAGGGGAGCCCGGACCACGACGGGCCAAAGAGTTCCCGTCCCCCAGACGTGAGTCAAGGGGCGGCGCAAATTCCCCTCGGCCGGGAAGACCCGGAGCGCCACGGCGAGGGCCGAGACGTTCGCTACGGCGGCCGGAACCGTAGCTCCGAGGAACGCGGCGGCGACGGACATGGCGTCGATGTGCCGGAGCGACCGGACGCTTCGGAGGAGAGCGCCGACCGCATTCGCGAGGAACCCGGCGATAACGACCACGGGGATGAGGACGAACGCTAccgcggcggcgacgacgacgacgacgacgacgacgatcaCGACGATCACGTCGATCACGTCGATCACGACGATCACGTCGATCACGACGATCACGACGATCACGTCGATCACGTCGATCACGACGATCACGTCGATCACGACGATCACGTCGATCACGACGATCACGACGATCACGACGATCACGACGATCACGTCGATCACGACGATCACGTCGATCACGACGATCACGTCGATCACGACGATCACGTCGATCACGACGATCACGACGATCACGTCGATCACGACGATCACGTCGATCACGACGATCACGTCGATCACGACGATCACGTCGATCACGACGATCACGTCGATCACGACGATCACGTCCATCACGTCGATCACGTCCATCACGACGATCACGTCCATCACGACGAGGATCACGACGATAATGACGCTAACGACGTTCGGGACGACAACGACGACAGCATTCGCGAGGAACACGACGATAACGACGACAGTATTCGTGAGGTACACGACGACAACGACCATCGGAATGAGGAAAACGACCACAGGGATGAAGACGAACGCTACCGCAAAGACAACGATGATCGTGATCACCGCTACGACGGCCGAGAAGAAGCCACCGATAGCGACGACGGAAGACGCGACCACGGCAGTCCGGGAGACGACGACGAAAGGGGCCAAACGAGTCCGAACGCCACCCGGGATGTCGCGGATGAGACCTGGCTGGACGGGCACCCGGTGGCCGTCCGCCCTAACGAGTTGGACGAAGCGGGCCCCGACGCCCTCGACGCCGGCGTCCCGGCGCCGCCCGAGTCCGAGCAGAGGGAAAGCGCTCTTCCGGAAAGCCCCTCGTCATCCTCGTCTTGGGACGCGCCCGAGTACGACACGCAGCAGGAGGCGCCCACCCGTTCTTGGCTCCTGGACCTCACCCGCCGCCCCCTTCCGCACCCGGCCCGGGAAGGCGAAAGCCCCGACGGCCCCACGGGGGAGCGCGCCCTCGACTTGCCCGGCCAGACCGGCGAGCGTGGCGAGATGGAGGGCGAGAGGGGCGAGGCGGCGTGCGTCGGGGACGactgcccgccgccgccgcccggcaCCTCGCGCGGGGGCCCCGCCGTGGCGGCCGTGGTGGCGGCGGCCTGCGTGCTGGCCGCCGCCGCGGCCGCCGGCGTCTGGTGCTACCGTCGGCGGCAGCGGAAGAGCTCCGTCTGCGACGGGAAAGGACAGCAAATGGAGATGCGGCAGAAAGTTTGAGGACGGACTCTTGGGGGAGGGGGTGGTGGCGTTTGCAACAGGATGTGGGGCAAGGGGGGAGCGACGAGAGAGGACGGACTGGCGCTGGACTGACGCTCCCTAGGCCAAGCCAAGGAGTATCCCTCTGGGTGATTTTTTGACTATACGTGTCTTGGGTCCATTTTCACCAGAGGGGACATTCCGGTGCGGCCGATGCATTGACGAGGCGAGACCCCTCCCCCTTAGCCGGCAGGTTAGCACGTTGGAGGGAGCAACTTTTTGTAGGGAAATCCAAAGAGAAGAGAAGCTAGCCAAAGTGAGAGGAGCTAAGAATGACTGTAAAGTACGCCTGTCCGTCTTAGTTCTTTGGCGGATTAGCCGGCCATCCTCACCCTAACTCCTTAACGACCCTAACCCAGCCATCATAATCCCGTGTGTTccatctttaattttttttgtcatccaagCGTACCATTTTTCATTCGGGTTCCCTTTCGCCGTAGATTGTGCACGACGGTTTGAAATTTCAGCCGTGGACCAGGCCGGCCACGTCAAAAGGGGACCGGCTcccgggggcggggcggggcggggccacCTTTGAGGAACCCGTTGCACAATGTCCTATTTGAGCTTGATTTAGCGCCCTCGTCCAAGCCTCATTTATTGCCCGGTTGGTGGGTGGTGCGTCACGCCATGCGTTCCCTTCAAATGTTTAGCGAGAAAATGACTCGGTCCAAAAAAGATCGCCCTTTGCTTTGCGTCGTGATGATGAATGTAACAGCTGATATACATATACTCCATGTGATTAGTACTGGCGGTAGGCAATTGTGTTTAGAGACCCATAACGCTGTGTGAAATGTATCCGCCAAGTGTGTAGTCGTCTCCATTTGTTCCCATGCCAGGATATGGGGTGACGTCGGGCATACCTATTCTGGCAAATCACTTTTTCTTGCTTGTTGTTGTTAAGATGGAGGCTTTGTGTGACCTGTTGCTCCTAATAAAGTCCTAAAGGTGTGTGACTGGGCCTTGttcttcataataataataatgataatcagacataggctttgtcatcatcattgactcgacaaaagcctaattgtcatcctaCCCAGCTGCGTAGGACCAAATTGGTAGTGcctctccacaaagtgcgcctacccggcaaaaggcccaaataagtgatcattTCAGACACATGGATACATGGCATCACCCccccccgagcgcaaccaagtcccggcgactgcagaaaaggtttgcctcgccgatgccaacaaagaatcaaatggatcacttacctctcactgtcttctcacttaccttcagtcagccagcaggaggcagatcagcgcccaacgtccttcatgttaccgAAGGCGGTGTTGCGGCATTTGACGAGTGCccgtgtctccttggtcatccagggtttttggttggGGAAAAAtccgtatccgtttattaacggTGACGTTggccgtgcagtttttgatgtaggaaagtacagtgtccgtgtagtcctggaggttgtggtgtttgaaaagttcccagttggtgtgggaaaaacagtcctgcagctgagaaagggcgtcctcgggccaactTTTTATTATCTtgatttgtggccttgttagcctccggagcaAGCACGCATAGTGACCAAAAAGAGCCTCCAGGTTAGCACGCGCGCGCACGCTTTGATTCCAAGCAAACGCGTAGCGGCTACGGTGACATCTCCGGTCTGCGGCCTTTGCTCTTTTTCAAAGGATTCCACAGGCTAAAACACGAGAGAATTTCCCCCGTGTCACACGCCAGTGTGACAAACTGCACAGAGACTCGATGTTCGGAGACCATTCAACACGTGCTTGCTTTTGCGTGCGTACGTGCATACGTGCGTGGCCATCCGCTCTGATTCCGGCCTCCCTCGGAAGGAACGCACCTTCTCCTCTTTTTCGCACAAAGAGCATTTTGGGGTCAAGGAAAACCACCCTGGTGTTTTGGCAACGTCTTTTATTGGAAAACTTATCAAACGGGGGACAAATTCATTTGTCCGTTCGTTTGCGTAACGGCAAGCACGACGGACGACTTCGAGGCTTAACAAAGAGGGAAAATGGAAGAGCAAATGTCAATAAATACAGCGGGCGCTCGGTTTTCAGGGTTCGAGAAACTCGTCGATAAACTCCACCACCTCCCCCTGCGGATGACACACAGAGAAAGACGGGATGAGATCAAATTCAAAAGGAAGATGCTAAACACAGTATCTCGATGTGCCAGAGTGAGCCGGGACGAACCTCCAGCGCCCCCCACCCCCTGCCAATTTGCGCGATTTGCTACCCCCTGGTGGACTTTTGCGACATTGCAGCCGTCAAGGAAGCAAAAGTCACCTCGTCATCACTGGCCAGATGCTTGCTGGAGAAGTCCAACATTTCCTCTTGCATGGTGGTTTGGTTGTAGTAGCGGACCGCCTCCTACAGCACATACGCAAAATGTTATTGTTCTAGCGAGTGGGCCGGTgacggtcggtcggtcggtcggacggacagacagaccgacagacaaacaaacagaaaaaacagACAGACCGCTCTGGGTAAGAAGTCTTGGTCGGTGAGCTCCCACTTGTCCTTGTGGAACTTGTAGTAGGCTACGTTGTTGTTCATCACCTCGTCGGCGGGGTCAAAGAGAAGGTAGCTGGCGGCGCACGGCACCGCGTTCTTCAGGTCGTTAACTGCGGGCACAAAATGGACCGGttagagtttttttccccccttttcagGTGGGCCCCGCCCCGGCAACTCTGGCGGCTACTTACGCTTGAAGTAGGCGAACTGCAGGTAATGGTACATGGTGGCCACAAACTTGTCCACCACAAAGCCCCCCACCATGGGCGTGAGGTCGCTCTCGCACTGCACTTTTCTCTTCAGGACCTCCGTGTAGTGATCTAGAGAGGACGAGACGGAGACTTCATTTCATCTTCTGTTGGCGCATCTTTAGCAGTCGACCTAGTTTTCCGGGATCTCATTatgatctttctttttttgtttttcctccacacTGACCGGCTATATTGGCGTAAAAGTCCTTGAACTCGGTGATGTCGCGGGGTCCTTCAGAGGCAGCCAGGCACTCGTCGTAGACCTTGAAGAAGTCCCGCAGGGCCAGTTCCATGTCGGACACCGACGTCCGGAAGTTGTCGCCGTTGTACGCCCGGACGGCGCGAACAAACAAAGTCTAAAACAAAGGCCGGAAGGCCGGAGGGGCCGCTCGCTCGGTCGGTCGGTGGCTTTAGCCACCcccgtcggtcggtcggtcggtcgagGACCATTCCAGGCTCACCTCGTAGGATTTGGTCTCCAGATCTTTCAGGTGCTCTTCGGCCCCCGGCAGGCTCTTGTAGTAGGCCATGTTCTTCTGCATCATCTCGTCGTTGGGATGCTTGAGCAGGAACGTGTGAGCAGCCGACACGGCTTTAGCCAGCCTGTCGGACTGAGGAGCCCGAGTCGCGCGTCACAAATACGCCAACTAGTACGGTTACGTGGCCAACTAGTACAACACGTGGACTTTTGTTTGGGTTGGGGAACTTCCGGcgtgcctcgtcctcaccttaAAGTAGGCGTACTGCAGGTAGCGGTAGGGCTCCCTGGCGTCAAAGTCGTCCAGGGTGTCTCGGGGCGGGGGGCTCTGGCGGAAGGCCGGCAGCCCCCCCTTGCAGCGCTTGAGACAGCGGGCCCGGAGCATGACGTTGCCGAAGGCCCGCAGCTCGGGGAAGTCGGCGAAGCGGCTCTCGTCGGGCCGCCGGGCCGAGCTGCAGTTGAGGTTGCAGAAGGCCTCGCTGTCCCGCAGCAGGCGGTGGAGGCGCAGGGAGACCTCCAGGAAGTCCGCCGCCTCCCCCCACTTCTCGGCCGTGTACTGCTCCAGCCCGTACTTGTAGGCCGACTCCAGCGGCATGAGTTCGCTGCGGGGGAAGCTCCGGAAGCTGTACTTTTCGTACTGGCACTGGACCGCGCCGAGAGCGACGAGAGCGATGAGAAGAAAGCACGACGCCGCAGAGGGGGCCATCTTGCTTTCGTGCTTGCTGACTCGAGCCCTTTCTTTTTGCCCGCCGACTGGCCTGCCCTCCTACACTCGACTGGACTCGGACTCGATAGACGTAGCCGCAGCGAGGCTCTCCGCCCTCGGCGCCAACCCCCCCCTCCTACACACAACCTTTCAAATCCCAACTTGCGGGAGGGAGAGCGCCGCTCACGTCGAAACACGACGAATGTACATTCCTTCAACTGTGTGGAAGTTGACTCGTTATCGCTCGTCCAGGTCGGCTCTCTCGGTGTCTAATTAGAAGCCGCCTGCCCCTCCCACTGCCACGTAGAGGCATTCATTTGCTCTCGCCAAAGTTCTTCCAACACGGCCCCAATTCGGGCTAAAATGAACCGttttgtcaataaataaataaaaaccgaATGTTGTCGTTAGCTTTTAGCCAACCGTGTCGTAAAAGCGGAAAAGTCCTGCCATATGATTACGTGGATACGTGGAGACTCTTACCACGTTGACACTTTGCCGAGGCTTTAATGCGCATGTGCGCTACGTGGTACCCCGAAAAAAAAGCGGCTCCCGTTCAAGCTCAGGGGCGTGACAAGCTCGCGTCGATATAGCCGCGCTTTCTAACGGAAGTAGTCAAAAGAAAAGAAGCCAAAACTCCATTCTCCCTTGTCTcgggtaaaacaaaacaaaaaacaccaacTTTTGTTCACGGCTAATGATGAGTTTGATTCATCTGCATTTaatcaaagccttcacaatgaAGGGTTTATTTCAGATGTCATCATCCACAATGAAGGGTTTATTTCAGATGTCCCAACCGGATGTCGACATGACATGCCATCAACAAGCTTGACTGCAGGTCCTTCAAGCACAGGGACAGGGACCGGGACCGGGACCGGGAAGGCAGAACTTCGGGCCAAGTCGGCGAAGACTGCAAGGAAAGGGGGAAGAAGGGGAGCACAGAACAAGTTTTTAGTTTCTCCTCCTCACAGTCTGAAGGCGCAGCAAATAAAATGGTGCGAGACGTCGACGGATTGTGCTGGTTGGCGGTTCTGGTCGCGCTGGCCGCCTGCAGCGCCCCTCTGGTTCCGTTAGACGACATGGTCATCGAGAAGACTTTCGTTCCCGACAAGTGTGCGCGCGCCGTCCAAGTGGGGGACTACGTCCGGTACCACTACAATGGCATGTTTCCGGACGGCAAGAAGTTCGACTCCAGGTGAATTGCGCACATGCTTTTCCCGCTTTGCCCGCTTGGTCCGCTTGGTCTACCGCACGTTCGTGGATCGCTGGGGTTGGTCCCGAGAGccacgcaggcaggcaggcaggcaggcaggccggCAGGCAGGCAGTTAGTCAGTCAGACGGGCAGGCAAGCAAGCAACATTTCGAAGCTGTCTGTACAAATGGCATAACacaaaatattattataataataaacaacaaaGTCTAATCCAAAGCGGTTGAGGTTCTTTGGACCACAACGGAAAGGAACCGTCCTTCCATTCAATAAAGTGAACGGCATCCCCCTTATTACTATCTAATAACatatatcttttttaattgctcAAACCAAGGACAGATTGGTTCAGGTTCACTTTACCAAGGTCCATTTAGTGCAggcgtgtcaaactcattttttgtcgtagTGTCAATTTCATCCGGATGGCCGTTATGTcctccaactaggctgccaaaattaatcaatgactgaattgacagcttttacAATGGTGCTGATCAATAGATCATTTTGATTGAAAAAGGGGAAAGACGGGAAATATTCCCCCTCTTCACTATACTCTGTCCAGTCCAGTGGAATAGCATTCCGCCCAGCCAACGTCCACTTGCGTCGTTGCAGTTACGACCGCGGCGCCACCTACAACGTGTTTGTGGGCAAGGGCCAGCTGATCCAGGGCATGGACAAAGCCCTGCTGGGCATGTGCGTCAACGAGAGACGGCTGGTGAAAATTCCACCGCGGCTGGCCTACGGGGAGCGAGGATACGGTGAGTCGGGGCGGGGCCTTTGGCGAGGGCAAAGGCCGCCGGGTGGAGCCGGGACGCCGTGCTCGAGCCGGGACGCCGTGCTCAAGCCGGGACGCCGTGCTCAAGCCGGGACGCCGTGCTCCTCAGGTGACCTGGTCCCGGCCGACGCCGTCCTCCACTTTGACGTGCTGCTGCTGGACGTGTGGAACCCCGAGGACGGCGTGCGGATCGACACGTATCACGCCCCCGCCGCTTGCCCGCGGAAGGTGGCCGTGTCCGACTACGTGCGCTACCACTACAACGGCACGCTGCTCGACGGGACGCTCTTTGACTCCAGGTACGCGTCGCGTCCCCTGGCCGGAAAAAAGTGTGCACTCTATcgcctttcaaaaaaaaaaaaattaaactcaaTCTGATGATTCCCCCGGCAAACCGTTAACGCGTCCCGACGCCCTCCTCTCCTCCAGTCACACCCGAATGCGGACGTACGACACCTACGTGGGCATCGGCTGGCTGATCGCCGGCATGGATCAGGGCCTCCTGGGCATGTGCGTGGGCGAGAGGCGCGTGCTCACCATGCCCCCCTCGCTGGCGTACGGCGAGAACGGAGACGGTGAGTCGCTATGTGCTCAAAAGCCACGGAGGGCCGTCTCTCCTAACGGCGTGTCCCCTTGGCGCCGCCTTCAGGCAGCGACATTCCCGCTCAGGCGTCCCTGGTCTTCGACGTGGTCCTCCTGGATCTGCACAACCCCAGCGACGGCATCACCCTCACCAACCGCCACGTACCCGACTCGTGTCCCCGCCAGTCGGTCCCGGGAGACTTTGTGCGCTACCACTACAACGGCAGCCTCCTGGACGGGACCTTCTTCGACTCCAGGTGCGTGAAGACGGCCGTGGGCCACCGTACCTCCGCCGGCGGGTCTGGGCGGGAGTCGCCGTACCATCTGTTTGGCGCCATGTTTGTTCTCTCCATCTTCTCTGACGTGAATAGCTATTTGGCGTCGGGCAAGTCGGCATTTGAGCAAAAGCAAAGTAGCGAAAAAACACCAACTTTCCTCCCAGCGTTTGGCACGTCACGAGCCGCCCCGACGCCAATTGACCGCGACCATTTTGCCCTTCTTCCTCGTCCCGCAGCTACTCGCGTAACCGCACGTACGACACCTACGTGGGTCGCGGCTACCTCATCGCCGGCATGGACGAGGCCATGGTCGGCGTGTGCGTGGGCGAGCGGAGAACCGTCACCGTCCCGCCGCACCTGGCCTACGGCGAGGAGGGCACCGGCTCCAAGATCCCCGGCTCGGCCGTGCTGGTTTTCGACGTGCTGGTGGTGGACTTCCACAACCCGTCGGACGGCGTGGCCGTCACGGTGACCGGCAAGCCCGAGCTTTGCGCCAAGCT from Stigmatopora argus isolate UIUO_Sarg chromosome 21, RoL_Sarg_1.0, whole genome shotgun sequence encodes:
- the susd5 gene encoding uncharacterized protein susd5; protein product: MKSLHPARRRMPAFWGCLACLLLASAVEADGRVFVVELGNSSSASGSEDAERACAARRARPASASELRHAVVECYFSQCARGWLRGGSVGTTVCHDAGGSPKAVDVRLENATGDGAVAHGFCVKDRGVPCGDPPSFPNARLQAHGGLELGDELLYACSPGYVMPDGHGAFSLLCDSCGEWYGLVQMCVKDSTETHVDYEDRFAYDEAERGREDHGTNGDARADGELRESTAEAQTPVPGFPREGADPGARREPPFAAAAAAVEETRPGATEADSARKTEEERQVTTVSAADPPVSLLSQKHLFWFPSDTFQQEQRPVSADPVGQTYGEGSPDHDGPKSSRPPDVSQGAAQIPLGREDPERHGEGRDVRYGGRNRSSEERGGDGHGVDVPERPDASEESADRIREEPGDNDHGDEDERYRGGDDDDDDDDDHDDHVDHVDHDDHVDHDDHDDHVDHVDHDDHVDHDDHVDHDDHDDHDDHDDHVDHDDHVDHDDHVDHDDHVDHDDHDDHVDHDDHVDHDDHVDHDDHVDHDDHVDHDDHVHHVDHVHHDDHVHHDEDHDDNDANDVRDDNDDSIREEHDDNDDSIREVHDDNDHRNEENDHRDEDERYRKDNDDRDHRYDGREEATDSDDGRRDHGSPGDDDERGQTSPNATRDVADETWLDGHPVAVRPNELDEAGPDALDAGVPAPPESEQRESALPESPSSSSSWDAPEYDTQQEAPTRSWLLDLTRRPLPHPAREGESPDGPTGERALDLPGQTGERGEMEGERGEAACVGDDCPPPPPGTSRGGPAVAAVVAAACVLAAAAAAGVWCYRRRQRKSSVCDGKGQQMEMRQKV
- the crtap gene encoding cartilage-associated protein, with translation MAPSAASCFLLIALVALGAVQCQYEKYSFRSFPRSELMPLESAYKYGLEQYTAEKWGEAADFLEVSLRLHRLLRDSEAFCNLNCSSARRPDESRFADFPELRAFGNVMLRARCLKRCKGGLPAFRQSPPPRDTLDDFDAREPYRYLQYAYFKSDRLAKAVSAAHTFLLKHPNDEMMQKNMAYYKSLPGAEEHLKDLETKSYETLFVRAVRAYNGDNFRTSVSDMELALRDFFKVYDECLAASEGPRDITEFKDFYANIADHYTEVLKRKVQCESDLTPMVGGFVVDKFVATMYHYLQFAYFKLNDLKNAVPCAASYLLFDPADEVMNNNVAYYKFHKDKWELTDQDFLPRAEAVRYYNQTTMQEEMLDFSSKHLASDDEGEVVEFIDEFLEP
- the fkbp9 gene encoding peptidyl-prolyl cis-trans isomerase FKBP9, which codes for MVRDVDGLCWLAVLVALAACSAPLVPLDDMVIEKTFVPDKCARAVQVGDYVRYHYNGMFPDGKKFDSSYDRGATYNVFVGKGQLIQGMDKALLGMCVNERRLVKIPPRLAYGERGYGDLVPADAVLHFDVLLLDVWNPEDGVRIDTYHAPAACPRKVAVSDYVRYHYNGTLLDGTLFDSSHTRMRTYDTYVGIGWLIAGMDQGLLGMCVGERRVLTMPPSLAYGENGDGSDIPAQASLVFDVVLLDLHNPSDGITLTNRHVPDSCPRQSVPGDFVRYHYNGSLLDGTFFDSSYSRNRTYDTYVGRGYLIAGMDEAMVGVCVGERRTVTVPPHLAYGEEGTGSKIPGSAVLVFDVLVVDFHNPSDGVAVTVTGKPELCAKLTKKGDFVKYHYNATLMDGTPIDSTHKYGKTYDIVLGANQVVPGMEEGLLGMCVGERRHLLVPPHLGYGEQGVVDEVPGSAVMVFDIELMDLEDGLPEGYMFIWNQEVSGDLFTEMDGDKNQQVERDEFADYILQQVSEGRGRLAPGFQAQRIIDNMFDNQDRDGDGKITAAEFRLKADEAASHDEL